Proteins from a genomic interval of Equus quagga isolate Etosha38 chromosome 13, UCLA_HA_Equagga_1.0, whole genome shotgun sequence:
- the GPR4 gene encoding G-protein coupled receptor 4: MGNRTWEGCHVDSRVDHLFPPSLYIFVIGVGLPTNCLALWAAYRQVRQRNELGVYLMNLSIADLLYICTLPLWVDYFLHHDNWIHGPGSCKLFGFVFYTNIYISIAFLCCISVDRYLAVAHPLRFARLRRVKTAVAVSSVVWATELGANSAPLFHDELFRDRYNHTFCFEKFPMEGWVAWMNLYRVFVGFLFPWALMLLSYRGILRAVRVSVSTERQEKAKIKRLALSLIAIVLVCFAPYHVLLLSRSAVYLGRPWDCGFEERVFSAYHSSLAFTSLNCVADPILYCLVNEGTRGDVANALHNLIRFLASDKPQEMANASLTLETPLASKRNNVAKAVAAGWAAAPLAQGDQVQLKMLPPAQ, encoded by the coding sequence ATGGGCAACCGCACGTGGGAGGGCTGCCATGTGGACTCACGTGTGGACCACCTCTTCCCGCCGTCCCTCTATATCTTTGTCATCGGGGTGGGGCTGCCCACCAACTGCCTGGCCCTGTGGGCCGCCTACCGCCAGGTGCGGCAACGCAACGAGCTGGGCGTGTACCTGATGAACCTCAGCATCGCCGACCTGCTGTACATCTGCACGCTGCCGCTGTGGGTGGACTACTTCCTGCACCACGACAACTGGATCCACGGCCCCGGCTCCTGCAAGCTCTTCGGGTTCGTCTTCTATACCAACATCTACATCAGCATCGCCTTCCTGTGCTGCATCTCTGTGGACCGCTACCTGGCCGTGGCCCACCCGCTGCGGTTTGCCCGCCTGCGCCGTGTCAAGACGGCCGTGGCCGTGAGCTCCGTGGTCTGGGCCACCGAGCTGGGTGCCAACTCGGCGCCCCTGTTCCATGACGAGCTCTTCCGGGACCGCTACAACCACACCTTCTGCTTCGAGAAGTTCCCCATGGAGGGCTGGGTGGCCTGGATGAACCTCTACCGCGTTTTTGTGGGCTTCCTCTTCCCGTGGGCCCTCATGCTGCTGTCCTACCGTGGCATCCTGCGGGCCGTGCGGGTCAGCGTGTCCACCGAGCGCCAGGAGAAGGCCAAGATCAAGCGGCTGGCCCTCAGCCTCATTGCCATCGTGCTGGTCTGCTTCGCGCCCTACCACGTGCTCCTGCTCTCGCGCAGCGCCGTCTACCTGGGCCGCCCCTGGGACTGCGGCTTCGAGGAGCGTGTCTTCTCCGCATACCACAGCTCGCTGGCCTTCACCAGCCTCAACTGCGTGGCTGACCCCATCCTCTACTGCCTCGTCAACGAGGGCACCCGCGGCGACGTGGCCAACGCCCTGCACAACCTCATCCGCTTCCTGGCCAGTGACAAGCCCCAGGAGATGGCCAACGCCTCCCTTACCCTGGAGACCCCACTCGCTTCCAAGAGGAACAATGTGGCCAAGGCCGTGGCGGCTGGCTGGGCGGCAGCTCCGCTGGCCCAGGGGGACCAGGTGCAGCTGAAGATGCTGCCGCCGGCACAGTGA